TTAGGAATTTGAACAAATGTTCGTTCTAACTCAATAGAACCTGGTGGAATTGGCCGGGAGCGATAAATATCAAGGCCAATAACTCGCGGCTTTTGAGCATAGATTTTTTGCAATAATTCAGCCAAAACAGCATCCGACATTTGTGTGCCGAATTTTTGAATATCTTTTTCATTTACCCCCACAATCACAATACGCCGGTCTGTTCCAGGGTTGGGAGAAGCGCGAAAAAAACCGTCAAGTGTTATTAATTCTAGGGGTTGTAAGATTCCCAATATTTTGAGGAAAATTATGCCAATCGTAACTCCTGTTGAAGTTAATAAAATCCGACGATTGGCTGACAAAATTTTCAGGAAAAGTGCTAAAACAGTTTTAGATGAATAGGGAAAATTTGACCTTTTCATGTTAGGGCCGGTTTTAAAGATTAATTTTACAGTCCTCCCAGAAACAACTGCCGGGTTTGACACTCAACCGGCTTAAACAGCAATCAGGTAGATTTTTGCAACAAAAGTGTACTTAAAAAATTCAGCAGCCGGAAAAAAATTTTGACTGCTGAGTGGTTTTAAGAAATAGCGTGGTTTTGAATGCCTAACAGGGAAATGGAAAACTTTCTTTACTGGGGTGGCTGAGAGGGGGTGCCGGTGATTTCGTTTTCCTCTGAGGCAGAATAATTAGCAAGGGCGAAAATATATACGGCGTGTACCAGCAAAATAAATGCCCAAGTGCCGGTCAACCAAGGCAGGGATGCCCAATGCAACACCTGTATTTTAGTCAAAAACCACAACCCCGAATTAGACGCGGCAAAAATAGCGACGTGCAGGGCAAAATTCATTCTGTCGTCTAAACGGCGGTAGGCAGGATCGCGCCGGTCGGGTTTGCGGGGCCAACGAGGAGGCATAGATAACCTTTTATTGTACGATTGATCGGTTTATCTCATTGTAAAGCTTTCCCAGATATAGAAACTCAGGTTTAGGCAGGCCCAGATTTTTTTAGTTAACTTGTGCTTCATATTTTGTCGCCAACCAGATATAGAGGTTAGAATTGCGGAAAGACAAAAGAATTTTTCCCACCACCCAAAGAATTCATGTGAGCGCAACGCGATTTTTCCACAAAGCATCCCCCAAGCGTCATACCTATTTGGCTATTGTGGCGCTTCCCGATGAGGCATCCGCTTTTAGTGCTTATCGGCTTTTACAATATCACGGCATCTCTCCTGAACATCTGGCTATCGTTGGCGAGGGCTATAGCTCTCCCGAAAGAGTCGGTTTGTTTGAGCCTATGCAAATTGCTTTTGCTAATGCTGGCCGGTTGGCTTTCCTCACCGGCACAGTCGGCGCGGCTGTGGCATTTGTCGGTGTGTTGATTTCTACTCTGGCTTTCAAAATTCCTTTCAATTTAAGTTTATTGTTGTTAATTCCTGTCGGTGCCCTGGTGGCCGGTTTCCTGGGTGCTGTGATCGGCGGGATATTAGGTCTTTTAGGTGAAGGTAGTACCGCTGGTATTTATCTCCACCACCTGCGTCAAGGTCATTATCTTTTGATGCTCGAAGGGCCCGAAAAACTTGTCCGTCAAGGTCAAGATATCCTCAAGCAATATTGTCTCCCTAAAGCTAGATAAAGAAATTTTTGCCTTTAAGAGATAATTTTCCAGCTTGTGAAATGCCCTTTGGCGGTTAGTTTTGGCGCGTAGTTTGTGGTGGCTAAACAGTCCTCGCCTCAATAGATGCGGCGAGATAACCCCCCCATTCCTCGCGGGATTTTTTTTTGGAGATTATCCCTGGTTATCCTCTACAATTTGATATCTTTTTAAGATTGATGCTTTGAAAAGTTAAAGCGGGTTCGCAAAATTTGAGAAAATACCCGCCTTTGGCTATCTTTTTTAAGAGTTTTAGCTTCGCTTTTTTTCAGCTTTACCTGGTATTTGGTTAAGAAGCCTTTGAGTTTTTTATTCTCAATAAGATGGGCCGGTTTTTAAGAGCGAGAGCATGGCTACATACCAGCCATATAGTCCCCGGATTTTCCGCCGGTTTTGCTTAACAGCCGAATTGATTCGATCTCAATGCCTTTTTCTAAGGCTTTGGCCATGTCGTAAAGCGTCAGAGCAGCCACCGTTACCGCTGTGAGTGCTTCCATTTCTACGCCGGTTTGGGCTGTGGTGACTACACGCGCTCGAATTTGATAGCCCGGTAATTGCTGAT
This genomic window from Ancylothrix sp. D3o contains:
- a CDS encoding 2TM domain-containing protein, which produces MPPRWPRKPDRRDPAYRRLDDRMNFALHVAIFAASNSGLWFLTKIQVLHWASLPWLTGTWAFILLVHAVYIFALANYSASEENEITGTPSQPPQ